The genomic DNA GGCGTGACGTCGGCGACCGGCTCGACGACCGACTCGGCCTCGGGCTCCGGCGTCACTTCAGCCGCAGGCTCGGCTTCCGCCTCTGCCTCCGCGACCGGTTCGGGCTCCGGCGTTACCTCGGCCGCAGACTCGGCTACAGACTCGGCTTCCGCGACCGGCTCGGTCTCGGGCTCCGCGTCCGTGTTCGCCTCCGCCGTCGGCTCAACCACGACCTCGGCGACCGGCTCGGCAACTACCTCAGCCGCAGGCTCGACGACATCCTCGGCGACCGGCTCAGCAGCCACCTCGGTCACCGGCTCGGCAACTACCTCAGCCGCGGGCTCAGCAACAGCCTCGGTCACCGGCTCGGCAACTACCTCAGCCGCGGGCTCAGCAACATCCTCGGCGACCGGCTCGGCAACAACCTCAGCCGCAGGCTCGGCAACAACCTCAGCCGTAGGCGCAGCCGCAGCCGCAGCCGCCGACTCACCGCCCGCCCCGGTACCCTCCGACCCCTCCTCCGACGTCGCCGGCTTGGGCACCGTCACGTTGTCGAAGGCCAGTGCCACGAGATCGTGTTCGTCGTCCTCAAGGGTCGAGGACGGGCGGGGTTCCGGGACCTGGGCCGTTGCCGCAGGTGACGGCTTCGGCGTCGATGTGAGGTCGGGTTCGGTGGACGGGGACGGGACCTTCGCGTCCGGTTCCACCGCGGTCGGCTGCTCTTGCGAAGGAGTGCGTTCCGCACCCTCTGCTCCGGTGGCACGCTCCTTGCGTGACCTGCCGAACGCATTCCGCAGGAGAGTGAGAATGCCCATGTGCGCAACCCTTCGCGTGAGTTGAAGCCGTCAATCCCTGGCCAGGACGGACACGTAAGGTTAGCGGCCTCGGATGGCGATCTTAGGCAGGGGCAAGGCGCGCGGGACGCGTCCTGTCAACACCGCCTGTTTCAGCCACCACTTCGCTCGCCCGTTCACCTGCGGACTAACCGGCCCGCCCGCGGACTACCCGCCGACCGGTTCACGCGCCGTTCACATGAAATCGCGTCCTCAGTGCGGCGAAGCGATCGCCCGCGCCGCCGCTACCTCCTGCCGCAGCGGCTCCAGGACGCTCTCCGCCGGGCCCGTCAGATCCGTACGGACCTCCACCAGGACCTCCGACTCGCGGACGCCCTTCGACAACTCCCGCAGTTGGAGGGCGACTTGGATCACCTCGGCCGGTGACGGCGGTGGTGCCCCGTGCTTCACCCGTACCCTCGCCGCCGTCGTCGCGTCGACGATCCGTTCCACGGCGACGACCAGCGGGAGCCAGCCGGCGGCGAGGCGGCCGGTGGGCGGGGGTTCGGTGAGGGCGCGCTGGAACTCCGTACGGATGACGGACAGGTCGCGGTAGAGGCGGCGGCGCATACGGGCGCGGGCCGCCGGGTCGACCTCCCGACCGGCGCCACCTCCAGCCCCGGCTCCAACTCCGACTCCAGCCCCGGCATTGGCACCAGCCCCCGCAGATGTAGCCGCAGCCGCAGCCGCAGCCGCAGCCGCAGCCGTGCCGAACGCCGACTCCACATACGTCGCCGTGTCCGCCACCGCCTCCGCCAACCGGTCCCCCACTCTCGTGTGCCAGCTCTCCGGCCACAGCAGATACCCCGCCACCAGCGCGATTCCGCAGCCGATCAGGGAGTCCACCAGGCGGGGGAGCAGCAGCGCCGTGCCCTGGTGGTTCAGGACGTCGGAGAGGAGCAGGATCACCGGCGTGATCGCCATCGTCTGGTAGCCGTAGCCGCGTGGGGTGAGGGCCGGGATCAAGGGGGCCAGGAGGAGCAGGACCAGTACGTCCCACCACCCCCTCGGCACCGCCGACAGCACCGCCGCCGCGATCACCAGCCCGGCCACCGTGCCCAGCGCGCGCAGCAGCGCCCGGGAGAAGACCGAGCCGAAGTCGGGCTTGAGGACGAAGGTGATCGTCAGGGCGATCCAGTACGAGCGCGGTACGGGGACGGTGGACACCAGCACCTGCGCCAGGCCGATGCAGAGGGCCAGGCGCAGGCCGTAGCGCCAGGAGCCGGCGGACAGGACGACGTTGCGGGCCGCCCGCGCCGCGCGGATGCGGAGGGCCGCCGGGCGGCCGAGGCGGTCGTCGATGCCGCGCGGGTCCACGTCCGGGGCGGTGACGACCTCGGCCGCGTGGCGCAGGGCGTGGTCGATCGCGCGGGTCGTCTGGCCGGTGGGGGCGGGGAGGGCGAGTCCTATCGGGCCGGTGTAGCCCGTCTCCACGGCGTGCGCGAGGTGGCGGACCGTGTCGCGGATCTGCGGGGGGAGGGGCTTGCCGGACTGGTGGACCGCGGGGGCCGCCTCGACCACCGGCGTGATCGCGTTCAACTGGGCCAGCAGGCGGGTCAGTTCGGGGCTGCGGCCGTGGTGGCGGGCGCGCCGGGCGAGGACGAGGTCGTACGACTGGTTCAGGGACTGGGTGACGGCCTGGCGGGACGCGTCGTAGGCCGCCGTGGGGTCGTCGCCGCAGGTGGCGAGGAGGTCGGCGACGGTGCGGTAGGTGTTCGCGACCGCCGCCCGTTCCGGGACGCCGGAGCGCAACGGCCAGGCGAGGAGGGCGAGGAGGAGGACCAGGAGGCCGCCGCCGGACATCAGGACGGGGGCCAGCCACCATGCGCCGGGGAGCGGAAGTCCCGCGCCGATCACCGAGTTGAGGAGCAGCAGCAGGCCCGATACGGAGGCCACCGCGCCGATCGTCGAGATCATCCCGGAGACGAGCGCGACGGCGGTCAGGGCGGTGACCGCGAGCCAGCCGTGGTCGTAGACCGCCGCCCCCAGCGTGACGCCGACCGCGCCGAAGAGCTGGGGGATCGCGATGTTGAGGATGCGCATGCGGTAGGCGTCGGCGGTGTCGCCGATGACTCCGGAGAGGGCGCCCATGGAGGCGAGCGCGCCGTAGGCGGTGTGTCCGGTGGCGAGGCCGACGGCGAGGGGCAGGGACATCGCGACGGCGGCGCGGGCGATCGCCGGCCGGTTGAGGGGGGCCTGCTGCGGTTGGAGGTTCCTCACCAGCCAGTCGGGGGGTGTGAGGCCGATGGGGAACTCGCGGGACATGCGCCCATTATGGGCGGCGCGTCCGGCGGGGAAAGGACCGTGCCCGGGCTATTCGTGCTGGTGGAGCGTGATGTCGACCAGCAGGGCGCGGTGGTCGGTGTCGGCGAGGTCGAGGAAGCGGGCGCTGTTCGCGGAGAAGTCCGGGGACAGGAGGACGTGGTCGATCTGGGTGCCGAAGGCGGGGAGCAGCCGCTCCGGCCAGCTCGGGGTGCGGGGGTGGCCGTCCAGGCGGGCCGCGTCGCGCAGGCCGGTGTCCAGGATGCGGCGGAAGGCCGCGTGGTCCTGGGAGGAGTTGAAGTCGCCGGCCAGGACGGTGGGGGTGGAGGGGTCGGCGGCGGCGAAGGCGCGCAGCCGGGCCAGCTCGCGGTGCCACAGGGCGACCTGGTTCGGCAACGGGGGCATGGGGTGCGCGAGTTGGAGCCGTACGGCATGACCGTCCACGTCGGCCACCGCGCCGGGCATGCCCATCGTGCCGGTGACGCCCCGCGTGCCCTTGAGCGGGAAGCGGCTGAGGATCACCGAGCCGTGCGAACCGGCCGCCGCCACCGCCCGCCGATACGGGAACTCGGTGCCGAAGTCCCGCTCCAGCGTGGCCTGGCAGGTGTGGTCGCACTCCTCCACGAACACCACGTCCGGCCGCTCCCGCCGGATCACCGGCACCAGCGCACCGGTCCCCTGCCCGAACTCGACGTTCGAGGTCAGCACCCGGAACTCGGCGATCGCCGGTCCGCCCGGGTCGCTGCTCTTCCCGTACGGCTCGATGAACCACGCCAGCAGGCCCAGCAGCGCGACGCCCCACACCAGCCCGAGCCGCCAGCGGGTGAAGAGGGAGAGGAACAGCCCGACGCCGGTGGGGGCGAGCAACCAGGGGAAGAAGGCGAGGAGTTGGGGGACGGGGGTGACGGCGTCGGTGTCGGCCGTACGGCAGCCGACGACCACGCTCACGCCGGCGAAGAGGAGCCCCGCGCACCATCTCGTGAAGCGGCGCCCCCGATGGGGTTCGGGCACGAAGTCGGCGGCGGTCCACTCGGAGGTCGCGGTACCCAAGTGACAGCCTTCCGCCCGTAGGTGCAGATGCCCGAATCATCCCACGTGTGCCAGGAACTCCCCCAGGATCCCGTTGAACTCCTCGGGGCGCTCGAGATTCGGCAGATGGGCCGCGCCCCCGATCACATGGAGCGTGGAGTTGGGGAGCGCGGCGTGCATCGCCTCGGCGTCGGCGACCGGGGTGTAGGTGTCGTCGGCGCCCACGACCACCAGGGCCGGGACGCTCACCCGGGTCAACAGGTCGCGGTAGTCCGGGCGTTGGGCACGGGCGCGCAGGGCGGCCGCCGCACTCTCGGGATCGGTGGCCGTCATCATGCGGTGGACGTGGGCCTTGACCTCGGGGTCCGCGTACGGCGCCACCATCCGCTCCAGGACCTCGTCGGCGTAACCGCGCATGCCCTCCCGCAGCAGGCGGTCCGCCGTCGTGTTCCGGGTGCGGGCGGCCTCCGGGGTGTCCGCCGCCGGGAAGGTGTCGGCGAGGACCAGACCCCGGACGCGGCCCGGGAACCGGCCGTAGCAGTCCATCGCGATCTGGCCGCCCATCGACAGCCCGGCCAGCACGAACGTCTCCACCTCCGCCTCGTCCAGCAGCGCCTCCAGGTCCGCGGCGAAGTCCGAGAAGCGGGTGACGGCGGGGGTGGAGGGGGAGCGGCCGTAGCCGCGCAGGTCGGGGGCGAGGACCCGGCGGGCGGGGGAGAACGCCTCGGTCTGCGGGGTCCACATCGTGTGGTCGAAAGGGTGGCCGTGGATGAGGACAAGGGGGATGTATGGGTCCGTAAGGGGTGGCATGTCCTCGACCCTAGGTCGGCTCAACTCCTCGGTGCAATAAGATCTTTGCCCTCGGTGCAATCTCGACGACGGGGGAACGATGGGTGACTACCGGCTCATCGCCGACCGCATCGCCGGCGACATCGCCTCCGGGCGGCTGCGGCCCGGTCAACGGCTGCCTCCGCAGCGGGTGTTCGCCCGGCGGCGCGGGATCGCCGGGTCGACGGCCGGGCGGGTGTACGCCGAACTCGTGCGGCGCGGGCTGGTGGTGGGGGAGGTCGGCCGCGGCACCTTCGTGCGGGCCGCGGCGGCGGGGCCGTACGGGCAGGCGATCGTCGAGGCGGCGAGTGCGGCGCCCGTCAATCTGGAGCTCAACTACCCTTCCGCGCCCGGCCAGTCGGAGCTGCTGGCGCCGGCTCTCGCGCCACTGCTCCGCCCCGATGTACTGACCGAGGCGCTGCGTCCGGCGCCCGCGACGGGCACGGCGGCGGCGAGGGAGGCGACCGCGGACCTGCTGGCCACGCCCACCTGGCGGCCCGATCCCGACCGCGTGCTGTTCACCGGCAACGCCCGGCAGGCCATCGCCGCCACCCTCGCCTCCCTGGTCCGGCCGGGCGGCCGGGTCGGGGTCGAGCCGCTGACGTATCCGCTGGTCAAGGAGATCGCGGGGCGGCTCGGGGTCACGCTCGTGGCGCTGGAGGCGGACGGCGGCGGACTGCGCCCGGAGTCGGTCCGGGCCGCGCATCGCACCGCTCCCCTCTCCGCGCTCTATCTCCAGCCGACGCTCCACAATCCGACCTCGGTGACGACCGGTGAGACGCGGAGACATGAAATCGCCGAGACCGTCCGGGAGTTGGGGCTGCCCGTCGTCGAGGACCGCATCTGGTCGTTCCTGCACCCGGACCACCCGGACCACCCGGACCACCCGGACTCCCCCGCACCGCTCGCCGCCCACGCGCCCGGACTCGTGCATGTCGTCGACGGGCTGTCGAAGCGGGTCGCGCCGGGGCTCACCGTCGGCTTTCTCGTCGTGCCGGAGGGGCGGGTCGAGGCCGTGGGCACGGCGATCCGGTCGGGCGGGTGGAGTGCGGGGCGGTTCGCGCTGGAGGCGGGAGTGGGGTGGATGACGGACGGGACCGTGGCGCGGTTGGTCGAGGCCAAGCGGGCCGACGCGGGGGTCCGACAGCGGGTGGTCGCCGAGGAGTTGGGCGAGTCGGGCGAGTTCGCCGTACGGGCCGATCCGCTCGCCTATTACGCCTGGTGGGAGCTGCCCGCGCCGTGGCGGGCCGACACCTTCACGGCCGCCGCGGCGGCGCACGGGATCGCCGTCACACCCGGGACCGCGTTCGGCGTCGATCCGAAGCGGACCCCGGACGCGGTCAGGCTTGGGCTCGCGTCGGCTGCTGTGCCCGATCTGCGGCGGGCGCTGCGGACGCTCGCCGGTCTCGCACGAGGCGCAGCAGCAGGAACTCCCGTACCGGGCGGGCGTACCGGGTGAGCCAGGCCGTCGCGGCCACCGTGAGGCCCACGCCCAGCAGCAGCCAGGCGACCTGGCGCAGGGTCGAGGTCAGGGCGTCGTAGACCGCGCCGCCCGCCGCCTGGGAGACCTCGGCCGGCAGGTCGGCGACGGTGAAGTGGCGGCCGATCGCGAGCGCGAGGCCGAGCAGCGCGCCGCCGAGCGCCGTGCCGAGCGCGGTCGCGGTGATCGCGCGGCGGCGGCGCACGGCGACGGCGATGCCGGTGACGGCGAAGACGGCGGCGGCGACGGGGAGCCAGAAACCGGCGACCTCGAGCACGTGGAACTCCTGTCGGAGCGGGCCCAGTTCATCGGCCTGGAGAACCGCCACCTCGGTGTGCTGGACCGGGATGCGGCTCGCCAACGGCACGTGTTCCCGGGCGAGTTGGTGTTTGACCTGGGCGGTGACCGGGGCGAGGTCGACGGTGACGGTGCCGTCCCGGCGTTCGTCCTGAAGGGCCGCCAGTACGGCGTCGTGCGTGGCCCGGTTGCCCTCGTCCCAGGCCACGCGGAAGGCCTGGGTCTTCGTGAACGAGCGCACCGCCTCGTGCACGAACGGCGCGGTGCCGGGCGTCCGGTCCGTCACGCCGTGCACCCGGCGCACCCGGACCTCGCGCAGGATGCCCGCGCCGACCGTGTCCGCGATCACGTCCCGTACGGCCGGGTCCGTGGCCAGGGGCGCCATCGCCGTGACGTAACGGCCGGAGTCGGTCAGGTCGTAGGCCGCCCAGGCCGCCAGCGCGCCGAAGGGCGTGAGGAAGCAGGAGAGGGCGACGAGTACGGCCGACAGGGCGCTCCGGAGACGTGGGGGCACCCCTCCAGCACAGGGCCGGTGGGCGTCGTACGCGAGCGGGTCGAGGGTTTTTGACTGCATATGGGTTAAAGGTCCAGCCGGATCGGGTGGGGTGGGCCCGGAACCCTTGGCGGAACTGGGGAGTCCGCTCTCGGGTGGAGGCTTCACCCGAACGGGTGTTTCCTGGAGCTGGGGAGAAGGAGGCCGAACATGCGCACCACTCCGGCCCTGCGGACTCTCGCCGCGGCCCTGCTCACCGGTGGCACCCTCGCCGTCGCGGCGGCGGGCACCACGGCGGCGGCAGCACCGTCAGCACCGTCCACGTACGCCGAAGGACACGGCGGTGGCGGCGGTGGCGGCAGTCCGATCTGGGGCACGATCGTCTCCCGCACGGATCTGAACGTGCGGCAGTCGCCCACCACGCACTCACCCGCCGTCGACACGCTCTCACCGGGCAGCCAGGACCGCGTCCAATGCGTGGTCAGGGGACAGAGCGTCAACGGGAATTCCGACTGGTACTGGCTCGTCGGCGCCCAGGGCTGGGCCAGCGCCGCGTTCGTCGACACCGGCGGCCAGTGGGTGCCGTCCTGCTCGGACCCGTGTCCGGGCTGGAAGGACGGCGGCAGCGGCGACTCCGGCAACTCCAACTGGAACAACGACCCGAACTGGAGCGACAACTCCAACTCGTGGAGCACCTCGGCCTCCGGGTCGTGGAGCGTCTCGGGCTCGTGGAGCTGGAGCGCCTCCGGTTCGTCGACCGGCGGCGGCATCTGGAACTGGGCGCCGTAGCAGTACAAGAACAGGTGGGCCCCGGCACCGAGTTGGTGCCGGGGCCCACACGCGTGCCGCGCGTCCGTCAGCGGATGCGGTTGCCCTCTCCGTCCTCGCGCGTGTAGTAGCGGTAGAAGAACACCAGGAAGACGCCCGCCGTGGTCGCGAGCCCGATGGCCGTGGAGCGCAGCACGCTCTCGCCGGTCTGGCTGTACAGGAAGCCGAGCGAGGCGCCCGCGAAGCCGGACTTGACCAGCGAGTGCAGTTCGCGCTTCAGCAGCGGCGCGAACCGTGCCACCGCCAGGCACAGCACGATGAACGCGAGCGCCGTCACGAAGCCGAACAGGATGTTCCAGCCGGTGACGGGACCGCCGCTGCGACGGTTGGCGGCCGCCCAGTAGCCGTAGACGAGCCCCAGGACGACCGGGATCGCCACCTTCGCCACGCGGTGGACGCGGGCGTCGAAGATGTCGGGAAGACCGCTCGGGGCAGTGAATCCGCCGGAGCCGGGCGTGGGTGCCGCGTGAGCCATGAGAGCACTCCTCTCTCTCGCCCCCGTCTACCAATGCACACCTCGGCGCGGGCGGTGGCAAGTCGGGGTGCGGCCTCGGTTGCCCCATGTTTCGCTGGGGCGCATGAAGCTCGTACTCTTCGGCGCCACCGGCATGGTCGGCAGCCGGATCGCCATGGAGGCCTCGGCCCGCGGACACCAGGTCCTGGCGGTCAGCCGCTCCGGCCAGTCACCGGTCCCCGGGGTCACCGCCACGGCGGCCGACGCGTCGGACCCGGAGAAGGTGGCGGAGGTGGCGCGCGGCGCCGACGCGGTCGCCTCCGCGTGCGTACCGCCCCGCGACGGCAGCGACCCGAGCGGTCCCTTCCTCGCCCTGAACGAGGCGCTCGTCGCGGGCGTCCGCGCGGCCGGCGTCGGGCGGCTGCTGGTCGTCGGCGGCGCCGGCGGTCTGGAGGTCGCCCCCGGCCAGGCCCTCAGCGACCAGCCCGGCTTCCCCGAGGCCTACCTCCCCGAAGCCCGCGCCCACCGCGCCGTCCTCGCCTACTACCGCTCCCTCGACGACCTCGACTGGACCTATGTCTCCCCCGCCGCCGAGATCGCCCCCGGCACCCGCACCGGCCGCTTCCGCGTCGACGGGGACCAGCTCATGACCGACGACCAGGGCCGCAGCCTCGTCAGCGCCGAGGACTACGCGGTCGCCTTCGTCGACGAACTGGAGCAGGACGCCCACCCGCGCGGCCGGATGTCGGTCGCGTACTGATGTCCGGCGCATACTGACGTTCGTGAGCGGCCGCGGGCACAGACCGGTGCGCTACGGCGCCTTCGCGCGCTCCCCGCTCGACGACGGGCTGCCCCGCGCCGGGGATCCCGACGCGCTGCGCCGGCAGCATCTGCTGCGGGTGCGCGGGCGCAGTGTCGCCTGGGTGCCGCCGCTGCTGGTGCTCGTCTCCATCCTGCTGGTCGACTGGTACACCGGCGGTGAGTTCCGGACCGTCTCGTGGATCGTGCTCGTGCCCGGTATCGCCGCGGCGATCTGCGGGGTGCGGGGCACGGCCGTGTTCGCGGTGCTCGGCCTCGCCACCTACGTCCTCGCCGACCATGCCTGGCCGCGCCAGTACCAGACCGGCCTGCCCGACTTCATCCTCGTCGGCGTCGGCGGCGTGCTCGCCGTGCTGGCCTGCGCGGTCCGGGTCCGCGGCGAGCGCCGCATGCTGCACATGCGGGACGTCGCCGAGACCACCCGCCGCACCCTGCTGCGCCCGCTGCCGCCGGGCTGGGGCGGCCTCGACCACGCGGCCGTCTATCTCGCCGCGGACGCCGTCGCCCGGGTCGGCGGCGACTTCTACGACATCCAGCCCGGCCCGCACGGCACCCGCGCCCTCGTCGGCGACGTCCAGGGCAAGGGCCTCGGCGCGGTGGAGGCGGCGGCCGCGCTGCTCGGCACGTTCCGCGAGGCGGGCTACCACGAGCGGGACCTCGCGACGGTCGCCGCGCGGCTGGAGACCCGGATACACCGGCACGGGCTGCATCTCGCCGCGCTCGACCGCGAGGACGACGACCGCGAGGACTATGACCGTGCGGCCGTCGACGAGCGCATCGACCGGTTCGCCACGGCCGTCCTGCTGAGCTTCCCCGTCGCCGAGCCGGACACGGTCGAGGTCGTCAACTTCGGTCACGAACCGCCGTTGGTGGTCGGCCCCCTTGGCGTACGGTCCCTGCCGCCCGGGCACGGACTCCCGCTGGGGCTGGGCGAGTTGGCCCACATGGACGGGCCGCCGCCGACCCTCCGGATCACCCTCGCCCCCGGTGAGACCCTCCTCGTCGTCACCGACGGGGTGACGGAGGCGCGGGACGGGGCGGGCGTCTTCTACCCCCTCAAGTCCCGTGTCGCCGAAGGGGTCCTGGCCGATCCGTCCCTCGCCGAACCGGACCGGCTCGTCGCCTACGTCCGGGACGGCACCCTGCGGCACGGTGGCGGACATCTCGCCGACGACACCACGATCTTCGCGGTACGGCGGTCCTGACATCACCCTTTGCTACAGCAGAGGTTCGGCAGAGGTTACGGTGCTGCGGTACGTACGTGAGTGAAGAATGGTTCGGGGGAGGGCGCATGCCTGGAACGGTGCTGCTGCTCGCGGCCTCGCCGGTCGGCAAGGGACGACTGGTGGACGCGGCCTCCGTCCTCCCCGTGCTCGCGGCCGTCGACCCCGCGGTGCTGTCCGGCACGGACACCGCCAACGTTGTCGAACTCGCCGACCCGTTGGAGCCGCAGGCTGTGCTGACCCGGTTGCGGGCCGCCGCGACGGCGCCGGGTCCGTTGACCGTGTTCGTCACCGGGCAGCTCCAACTGGACCGGAAACAGCACCTTCCGCATCTGGCCCTCGCCCGTACGACGCCGGCGACCGTTCGCTACACCGGGTTCCCGTGGGCCTGGGTCCGTGAGGAGCTGCGGTTGCGGGCGCCGGGGACGACGACCTTGCTGCTCGATCTGCACACCGACGCGGAGACCTGGCAGTGGCTGCGGGACCGGCCGCTCGACTCGGGCCGCACGCATGCCGTTTACGGTCGCATCGCGCCGCCTCCCGGGCGGCGGGTGGTGGCTGTGCCGTCGTACATGAAGGCGGTCGCGACGATCTTGCGCAGCGGGTACCGTCCGGCGGTTGAGCAGTTGCATGAGCAGGCGTTGGGGAGGCTCGGGGCGGAGGGGTATGCGGACGTTGTCTTGTCGGCGCCGGGCGTTGGTGCCGGCGTTCCCGGGGGCTTCGCCCCCAGACCCCCGTCGGCCCTGAACGGGCCTCGTCCTCAAACGCCGGACGGGCTGGATGATGCCGGCCTGAGTCGGAAGAGTGCGCCGCGAAGCCAGGAGAGCGACCCGCGAAGCGCAGACAGGGCGCCGCGAAGCCAGGAAAGCGACCCGCGAAGCCGGGACAGTGACCCGCACACCGCCGTCACGGACGCCGTCCAAGCCGGGCGGCACGCCGACGCCGATGCCCTGGCCGCCGAGCACGAGCAGGCCGCCGTGCGGGCGCATGGCCGGGGTTCCGAAGAAGCTCTGCACTGGAGCGAAGTGCGGGCCGATCTCGCGATGTTGGCCGGGGATCCGGTGCGGAGTTGTCGGGCCTGGCTCGCGGTGGCGGGGGCGCGGCTGGCGGCGGGGCAGGCGGCTGACGCGCCCGCTGTCGAGGCGGCCGTGGACCGTGCCCACCATCAGTGGGGGCAGATCCACGAACCGGCCCGCGCTCGTGAACTCGGGCCCGAACTGGCCGAGTTGAGGAGCCGGGTGCCAGGGCGCCGGGCGGGCGCCCTGGATCACGTACAGCAGCACCTGGTCCAACTCCAGTTGCTGGGCTAGTCAGTTCACCGTCAGGATCTCCAACGCGCCCGACACCAGGGTCCGTACACCCGGCGTCACCGTCACCAGGTCCGGGGCGAACTGGGGGCTGTGGTTGCTGGGGACGGCGAGGAACTTCTCCATCAGGTCCGTGCCGGGTGCCGCGTCCCACACGTCCGC from Streptomyces sp. NBC_01478 includes the following:
- a CDS encoding FUSC family protein: MSREFPIGLTPPDWLVRNLQPQQAPLNRPAIARAAVAMSLPLAVGLATGHTAYGALASMGALSGVIGDTADAYRMRILNIAIPQLFGAVGVTLGAAVYDHGWLAVTALTAVALVSGMISTIGAVASVSGLLLLLNSVIGAGLPLPGAWWLAPVLMSGGGLLVLLLALLAWPLRSGVPERAAVANTYRTVADLLATCGDDPTAAYDASRQAVTQSLNQSYDLVLARRARHHGRSPELTRLLAQLNAITPVVEAAPAVHQSGKPLPPQIRDTVRHLAHAVETGYTGPIGLALPAPTGQTTRAIDHALRHAAEVVTAPDVDPRGIDDRLGRPAALRIRAARAARNVVLSAGSWRYGLRLALCIGLAQVLVSTVPVPRSYWIALTITFVLKPDFGSVFSRALLRALGTVAGLVIAAAVLSAVPRGWWDVLVLLLLAPLIPALTPRGYGYQTMAITPVILLLSDVLNHQGTALLLPRLVDSLIGCGIALVAGYLLWPESWHTRVGDRLAEAVADTATYVESAFGTAAAAAAAAAAATSAGAGANAGAGVGVGAGAGGGAGREVDPAARARMRRRLYRDLSVIRTEFQRALTEPPPTGRLAAGWLPLVVAVERIVDATTAARVRVKHGAPPPSPAEVIQVALQLRELSKGVRESEVLVEVRTDLTGPAESVLEPLRQEVAAARAIASPH
- a CDS encoding endonuclease/exonuclease/phosphatase family protein, producing MGTATSEWTAADFVPEPHRGRRFTRWCAGLLFAGVSVVVGCRTADTDAVTPVPQLLAFFPWLLAPTGVGLFLSLFTRWRLGLVWGVALLGLLAWFIEPYGKSSDPGGPAIAEFRVLTSNVEFGQGTGALVPVIRRERPDVVFVEECDHTCQATLERDFGTEFPYRRAVAAAGSHGSVILSRFPLKGTRGVTGTMGMPGAVADVDGHAVRLQLAHPMPPLPNQVALWHRELARLRAFAAADPSTPTVLAGDFNSSQDHAAFRRILDTGLRDAARLDGHPRTPSWPERLLPAFGTQIDHVLLSPDFSANSARFLDLADTDHRALLVDITLHQHE
- a CDS encoding alpha/beta fold hydrolase, which translates into the protein MPPLTDPYIPLVLIHGHPFDHTMWTPQTEAFSPARRVLAPDLRGYGRSPSTPAVTRFSDFAADLEALLDEAEVETFVLAGLSMGGQIAMDCYGRFPGRVRGLVLADTFPAADTPEAARTRNTTADRLLREGMRGYADEVLERMVAPYADPEVKAHVHRMMTATDPESAAAALRARAQRPDYRDLLTRVSVPALVVVGADDTYTPVADAEAMHAALPNSTLHVIGGAAHLPNLERPEEFNGILGEFLAHVG
- a CDS encoding aminotransferase-like domain-containing protein, with protein sequence MGDYRLIADRIAGDIASGRLRPGQRLPPQRVFARRRGIAGSTAGRVYAELVRRGLVVGEVGRGTFVRAAAAGPYGQAIVEAASAAPVNLELNYPSAPGQSELLAPALAPLLRPDVLTEALRPAPATGTAAAREATADLLATPTWRPDPDRVLFTGNARQAIAATLASLVRPGGRVGVEPLTYPLVKEIAGRLGVTLVALEADGGGLRPESVRAAHRTAPLSALYLQPTLHNPTSVTTGETRRHEIAETVRELGLPVVEDRIWSFLHPDHPDHPDHPDSPAPLAAHAPGLVHVVDGLSKRVAPGLTVGFLVVPEGRVEAVGTAIRSGGWSAGRFALEAGVGWMTDGTVARLVEAKRADAGVRQRVVAEELGESGEFAVRADPLAYYAWWELPAPWRADTFTAAAAAHGIAVTPGTAFGVDPKRTPDAVRLGLASAAVPDLRRALRTLAGLARGAAAGTPVPGGRTG
- a CDS encoding SH3 domain-containing protein; the protein is MRTTPALRTLAAALLTGGTLAVAAAGTTAAAAPSAPSTYAEGHGGGGGGGSPIWGTIVSRTDLNVRQSPTTHSPAVDTLSPGSQDRVQCVVRGQSVNGNSDWYWLVGAQGWASAAFVDTGGQWVPSCSDPCPGWKDGGSGDSGNSNWNNDPNWSDNSNSWSTSASGSWSVSGSWSWSASGSSTGGGIWNWAP
- a CDS encoding NAD(P)-dependent oxidoreductase — translated: MKLVLFGATGMVGSRIAMEASARGHQVLAVSRSGQSPVPGVTATAADASDPEKVAEVARGADAVASACVPPRDGSDPSGPFLALNEALVAGVRAAGVGRLLVVGGAGGLEVAPGQALSDQPGFPEAYLPEARAHRAVLAYYRSLDDLDWTYVSPAAEIAPGTRTGRFRVDGDQLMTDDQGRSLVSAEDYAVAFVDELEQDAHPRGRMSVAY
- a CDS encoding PP2C family protein-serine/threonine phosphatase, yielding MSGRGHRPVRYGAFARSPLDDGLPRAGDPDALRRQHLLRVRGRSVAWVPPLLVLVSILLVDWYTGGEFRTVSWIVLVPGIAAAICGVRGTAVFAVLGLATYVLADHAWPRQYQTGLPDFILVGVGGVLAVLACAVRVRGERRMLHMRDVAETTRRTLLRPLPPGWGGLDHAAVYLAADAVARVGGDFYDIQPGPHGTRALVGDVQGKGLGAVEAAAALLGTFREAGYHERDLATVAARLETRIHRHGLHLAALDREDDDREDYDRAAVDERIDRFATAVLLSFPVAEPDTVEVVNFGHEPPLVVGPLGVRSLPPGHGLPLGLGELAHMDGPPPTLRITLAPGETLLVVTDGVTEARDGAGVFYPLKSRVAEGVLADPSLAEPDRLVAYVRDGTLRHGGGHLADDTTIFAVRRS